One window of Brachionichthys hirsutus isolate HB-005 chromosome 21, CSIRO-AGI_Bhir_v1, whole genome shotgun sequence genomic DNA carries:
- the LOC137909851 gene encoding kelch repeat and BTB domain-containing protein 13 translates to MAVPEGTGANRSIHAQNSGLAPEHREQQEDWVRVSVEGSWFTVERAFLARHSNYFHALFHSGMVESHQDELRLKGGVSARGFLIALAVCRGEFPTISDPDALLEAVECAAFLQVACLSGYLCDIMDTDNCLLLYHAASIYGVHALFHNAAQFLCDAFDNLKEIAERTIPEDLIEYSQSLSPASYIAIGTHSPSLEMLHDSFRVVCYLDEKEAEWKHLTHLPTLCSTSMAGVAVIDNRLYIVGGVCGFGKDAVDSSFCYNPETGIWTTLPGPQQQRHDFTLLGCDGQLYAIGGEFQKRTTSTAERYDVEKREWSFIHHAPRPVASAACAVARRRMFVCFWKPPDTTDIYEYIPAKDEWKLETTMIKPQSYGHCMVAHRDNLYVMRNGPSDDFLRCVMDSYNITTGQWTAMPGIYINSKGALFTAMIRGDSVFTVKHMLTLEYTIAGNVWKPRRQMKGFPKSGSLWTCLLRLPKTGPVRPQLDAEGKEEQMPLPDPSEGFLDATPQL, encoded by the coding sequence ATGGCAGTGCCTGAAGGCACGGGAGCTAACCGGAGTATTCATGCTCAGAATTCAGGCCTTGCTCCGGAGCACAGAGAACAACAAGAAGACTGGGTGAGAGTGAGCGTGGAAGGGAGCTGGTTCACCGTGGAGCGGGCCTTTCTGGCGAGACACAGCAACTACTTCCATGCGCTCTTTCACTCTGGGATGGTGGAAAGTCACCAGGATGAGCTACGCCTGAAAGGAGGTGTGAGTGCAAGGGGGTTCCTTATCGCCCTGGCTGTCTGCAGGGGAGAGTTTCCCACCATCAGCGACCCAGATGCCCTTCTCGAGGCCGTGGAGTGCGCTGCTTTTCTGCAGGTTGCATGTCTGTCAGGGTATCTTTGCGACATAATGGACACAGACAATTGCCTCTTGCTTTACCATGCTGCCTCCATCTATGGGGTGCACGCACTGTTTCACAATGCTGCCCAGTTCCTTTGCGATGCTTTTGACAATTTGAAGGAAATAGCAGAGAGGACAATTCCAGAAGACCTTATAGAATATTCTCAATCGCTGTCTCCTGCTTCTTACATTGCTATAGGCACGCACTCGCCATCACTGGAGATGCTGCACGACTCCTTTAGAGTTGTTTGCTACCTTGACGAAAAGGAGGCCGAGTGGAAGCATCTGACACACCTTCCAACTCTCTGCAGCACCTCCATGGCGGGAGTGGCAGTGATTGACAATCGGCTCTACATCGTAGGGGGAGTTTGTGGTTTTGGGAAAGACGCAGTGGACAGCAGCTTCTGCTACAACCCTGAGACAGGGATTTGGACTACTCTCCCAGGTCCCCAGCAACAAAGGCATGACTTCACCCTGCTGGGTTGCGATGGCCAACTTTACGCCATTGGGGGCGAATTTCAAAAGCGTACCACTTCTACAGCAGAGAGATACGACGTTGAGAAAAGAGAGTGGTCCTTCATACATCACGCACCGAGACCTGTGGCATCGGCAGCCTGCGCTGTTGCAAGGCGCCggatgtttgtttgcttttggaAACCGCCAGACACCACAGATATCTATGAATACATACCAGCAAAGGATGAGTGGAAACTTGAAACCACCATGATCAAACCTCAAAGCTATGGCCACTGTATGGTGGCTCACAGGGACAATTTGTACGTGATGCGGAATGGGCCTAGTGATGACTTCCTGCGCTGTGTAATGGACTCCTACAATATCACAACGGGCCAGTGGACAGCCATGCCGGGGATTTACATCAACAGCAAAGGTGCACTGTTCACCGCAATGATAAGAGGGGACTCTGTGTTCACGGTGAAACACATGCTAACTCTTGAATACACCATTGCTGGAAATGTATGGAAGCCCCGAAGGCAGATGAAAGGATTCCCAAAGAGCGGTTCACTCTGGACGTGTTTACTCAGGCTTCCCAAGACCGGACCAGTTAGACCACAGCTGGATGCAGAAGGGAAGGAGGAACAAATGCCTTTACCAGATCCATCTGAGGGCTTTCTGGATGCTACACCACAACTGTGA